In Eriocheir sinensis breed Jianghai 21 chromosome 52, ASM2467909v1, whole genome shotgun sequence, one genomic interval encodes:
- the LOC126982897 gene encoding protein croquemort-like, which yields MDSKGNDNHGFTDDGKVGAVTEKFEVEEKKTKTKKAKEKWTCCQIALVVWCLSSVVAGVSLIVAFPYIFDAVLEAKMEVLPGSFSYDLWHYTPIPLYIRFYLFNLTNPDEFTNGAKPVLQEVGPYVYREFHEKINITFNPNDTVTYFQQRWWHWDQEASGNNTQDDEVIILNTVPVSAAWAVRENSGLLSGLNLFFKQMDENLTLSVPVRQLLFDGFPDPLLDFTQSLSNASLLPPGLPSGLTDYDKFGWFYKRNLSVTYDGKFNMFTGHDTLEHLGVIDWWNESNTTEYFEYPCNVVNGSAGEMWPPGQQKDLVSLYSPDLCMTMTLYYKEETRDVNGLPGYRYWGTNQTLPGDGCYCVEGVCAPSGLVNAESCRMGAPAFVSFPHFAHADPSLLDEVVGLEPDEDIHSFDLDIIPEVGVPMHVTARMQINLLVRPYKEIKILRHVPEVYLPLLWFEEEAVMPHSLAWQLKLLLVIMNTPLVNIIFGCVVALGCIGATLVFFFRYRAIKKSRDDVT from the exons ATGGATTCTAAAGGGAACGATAATCATGGCTTCACTGATGACG GGAAGGTTGGGGCGGTGACAGAGAAGTTTGAAgttgaggagaagaagacgaagacgaagaaagcgaaggagaaatGGACTTGTTGCCAGATAGCGCTCGTGGTCTGGTGTCTGTCCTCCGTGGTGGCAGGCGTCTCACTGATCGTTGCTTTTCCTTATATCTTCGACGCCGTCCTGGAAGCG AAGATGGAGGTCTTGCCCGGGTCCTTTTCCTACGACTTGTGGCACTACACGCCGATCCCGCTCTACATCCGCTTCTACCTCTTCAACCTTACCAACCCTGACGAGTTCACGAATGGCGCCAAGCCGGTGCTGCAGGAGGTGGGGCCCTACGTgtacag GGAGTTCCACGAGAAGATAAACATAACCTTCAACCCCAACGACACCGTCACGTACTTCCAGCAGCGGTGGTGGCACTGGGACCAGGAGGCGTCGGGGAACAACACCCAGGACGACGAAGTGATCATCCTCAACACCGTGCCTGTG TCGGCGGCATGGGCTGTACGGGAGAACTCAGGCCTCCTCTCGGGTCTCAATCTATTCTTCAAGCAGATGGATGAGAATCTGACCCTCAGTGTTCCTGTGAGGCAACTCCTGTTTGACGGTTTCCCG GATCCGCTCCTCGACTTCACGCAGTCCCTGTCCAACGCGTCCCTCCTGCCGCCTGGCCTGCCGTCCGGCCTCACCGACTACGACAAGTTTGGCTGGTTCTACAAG CGTAACCTGTCGGTGACGTACGACGGAAAATTCAACATGTTCACGGGGCACGACACGCTGGAGCACCTGG GTGTGATTGACTGGTGGAACGAGAGCAACACGACGGAATACTTCGAGTACCCGTGCAACGTCGTGAACGGCTCGGCGGGGGAGATGTGGCCCCCCGGCCAGCAGAAGGACCTGGTGTCTCTGTACAGCCCCGACCTTTGCat GACGATGACACTCTACTACAAGGAGGAGACGAGGGACGTGAACGGCCTGCCGGGCTACAGGTACTGGGGCACCAACCAGACGCTGCCCGGCGACGGCTGCTACTGCGTCGAGGGCGTGTGTGCCCCCTCGG GCCTCGTCAACGCTGAGTCCTGTCGCATGGGAGCCCCGGCCTTCGTGTCCTTCCCGCACTTCGCACACGCCGACCCCTCGCTCCTGGACGAAGTAGTGGGCCTCGAACCCGATGAAGACATACACAGCTTCGACCTCGACATCATCCCT GAGGTGGGCGTTCCGATGCACGTGACGGCCAGGATGCAGATCAACCTCCTGGTGCGGCCCTACAAGGAGATCAA GATCCTGAGGCACGTGCCGGAGGTGTACCTGCCGCTGCTGTGGttcgaggaggaggcggtgatgcCCCACTCCCTGGCGTGGCAGCTCAAGCTGCTGCTCGTCATCATGAACACACCGCTGGTCAACATCATCTTCGGCTGCGTAGTGGCGCTGGGATGTATTGGTGCGACgctcgtctttttcttccgctACAGAGCAATAAAGAAGAGTCGTGACGATGTTACATAA